The following are encoded in a window of Thermoanaerobacter ethanolicus JW 200 genomic DNA:
- a CDS encoding ASKHA domain-containing protein, translating into MFSKDVVQKVKDLSLEKLKNMNFDVDQYLIEEATGEVQSLIDYKMIHQVCDNFHIDERENKIIFKTGDYLFGDYIVKNLKEAEYIILAIITLGDRIDKRVNDYFSESNYTKGMILDVIAGVFLEILTNNFWEEVRENAQKYGKEVTDIFYPGNKWDIKNQAVICTLVDSSKIGVNINHSFIITPQKTVSFVCGVGENVKRPVKESVCDDCEAKDCIYRNVPGESKYKVTVRFSSNTKVIEASEGENLFHILVRNGIRLNNFCGGSRICGQCKVILNEELDISDDEKYFLTDKEIKNNVRLACFVEIDRDLEVKVLSEEQKAKILTKENNLLSIESHPRIKTSTVDIRRPTLNDQGDYVKRIRIKEAVSGEIEIPLGLLSNLPEVLEENDYKVNITIRKNEIISIKKAASKQYNYGIALDIGTTTIAAYLYDLDEGKEVDVYSCLNPQRTFGADVITRITYSISNSQGLYQLHSALINKINEIVEEFCVKNSIDKSDIHEIVAVGNPTMIHFLLNVSSKNIAISPYVPTFTSKIEIKAKEIGININKEGYVITLPLISSYVGADTVAAVLANKIDQSQELCLLVDIGTNGEMVLGNKDNLIASSAAAGPAFEGAGITFGLNGAEGAIDHVDFSKRPFYTTIGNKKAKGICGSGIVDIISELLKYGIVDITGRFLSKEEVKNVPVDIAERITLYKDEPAFLIENGIYVTQKDIRQIQLAKSAILAGINIMIKEMGIDVNKIKKVFLAGGFGNYILPASAIAIGLLPKELQGKILQVGNSAGVGAIMALLSDKELERAIHLQSKISYIELSTHEDFQNEFVKGMYF; encoded by the coding sequence ATGTTTAGTAAAGATGTTGTGCAGAAAGTAAAAGACTTGTCATTAGAAAAATTAAAAAACATGAATTTTGATGTGGATCAATATTTAATTGAGGAAGCAACTGGCGAAGTACAGAGTTTAATAGATTACAAAATGATTCACCAAGTATGTGATAATTTTCATATTGATGAGAGAGAAAATAAAATAATCTTTAAAACTGGAGATTATTTGTTTGGGGATTATATAGTAAAAAATTTAAAAGAAGCGGAATATATAATTTTAGCAATCATTACACTGGGAGATAGAATAGATAAAAGGGTAAATGATTATTTTTCAGAAAGTAATTACACAAAAGGAATGATTTTAGATGTTATTGCAGGCGTGTTCCTTGAAATATTGACGAATAATTTTTGGGAAGAGGTAAGAGAAAACGCGCAAAAGTATGGCAAAGAAGTTACAGATATTTTTTACCCAGGAAATAAGTGGGACATAAAAAATCAGGCTGTGATTTGTACACTTGTGGACAGTTCAAAAATCGGTGTAAATATTAATCACAGTTTTATCATAACACCCCAAAAAACAGTGTCTTTTGTATGTGGAGTAGGGGAAAATGTCAAAAGACCTGTAAAAGAATCAGTCTGTGACGATTGTGAAGCCAAAGATTGTATTTATAGAAATGTTCCTGGTGAATCTAAATATAAAGTGACTGTACGTTTTAGTAGTAATACAAAAGTTATTGAAGCAAGTGAAGGAGAAAATTTGTTTCACATTCTTGTAAGAAATGGAATAAGACTTAACAATTTTTGTGGTGGTAGTCGGATTTGTGGTCAATGTAAAGTTATATTAAATGAGGAACTTGATATCTCTGATGATGAAAAATACTTTTTGACAGATAAAGAAATAAAAAACAATGTTCGGCTTGCGTGTTTTGTTGAGATAGATAGGGATTTAGAGGTCAAAGTACTTTCTGAAGAGCAAAAAGCAAAAATATTGACGAAAGAAAATAATTTGTTAAGTATTGAGTCACACCCTCGCATAAAAACTTCTACAGTAGATATTAGAAGACCAACTTTAAACGACCAAGGAGACTATGTTAAAAGAATTAGAATTAAAGAGGCTGTGAGTGGAGAAATAGAAATTCCTTTAGGGCTTTTAAGTAATCTTCCTGAAGTTTTAGAAGAAAATGATTATAAGGTAAATATTACTATTAGAAAAAATGAAATAATTTCTATTAAAAAAGCTGCTTCAAAACAATACAACTATGGTATAGCATTAGATATAGGAACTACTACTATTGCTGCTTATTTGTATGACTTAGATGAAGGTAAAGAAGTAGATGTGTATTCATGTTTAAATCCACAGAGAACTTTTGGAGCTGATGTTATAACGAGAATAACTTATAGTATTTCTAATTCTCAAGGATTATATCAGTTGCATTCAGCTCTAATAAATAAAATAAATGAGATTGTAGAAGAGTTTTGTGTAAAAAATTCTATAGACAAAAGCGATATACATGAAATTGTGGCAGTAGGTAATCCTACAATGATACATTTTCTTTTAAATGTATCTTCCAAGAATATAGCAATATCTCCGTATGTGCCGACTTTTACGTCAAAGATAGAAATAAAAGCAAAAGAAATTGGCATAAACATAAACAAGGAAGGATACGTAATAACATTACCGCTTATATCTTCTTATGTAGGAGCAGATACTGTGGCAGCGGTTTTGGCAAACAAAATTGACCAATCTCAGGAACTATGTTTGCTTGTAGACATAGGAACCAACGGCGAAATGGTATTGGGGAATAAAGATAACCTTATTGCTTCTTCGGCAGCAGCAGGCCCTGCTTTTGAAGGAGCAGGAATAACTTTTGGACTAAATGGCGCAGAAGGAGCTATAGACCATGTAGATTTTAGTAAAAGACCTTTTTATACTACAATAGGAAATAAAAAAGCTAAAGGAATATGTGGCTCCGGTATTGTAGATATTATTTCTGAACTTTTGAAGTACGGCATTGTTGATATTACTGGCAGATTTTTGTCTAAAGAAGAAGTTAAAAATGTACCTGTTGATATTGCCGAAAGGATAACTCTTTACAAAGATGAACCGGCATTTTTAATAGAAAATGGAATATATGTGACACAAAAAGATATAAGGCAAATACAACTGGCAAAAAGTGCCATACTTGCTGGCATTAACATCATGATAAAAGAAATGGGCATTGATGTAAATAAAATAAAAAAAGTTTTTTTGGCAGGAGGATTTGGAAATTATATTCTTCCTGCGAGTGCAATAGCAATTGGGCTTTTACCAAAGGAACTTCAAGGCAAAATCCTTCAAGTAGGCAATAGTGCTGGAGTTGGTGCGATAATGGCATTGCTTTCTGATAAAGAATTGGAAAGAGCTATACATCTACAAAGTAAAATAAGCTATATAGAACTATCAACTCATGAAGATTTTCAAAATGAATTTGTAAAAGGAATGTATTTTTAA
- a CDS encoding EamA family transporter encodes MFLLPILLIKHYPIFYMPYKALLPMAYLTFFVTGIAYYTYFMGLMYMDAGVGSMIFLIKPVLASLLAWILLSEKISMQLVIGTLVILVGIVIVQHADKKQCNVITDDIKNR; translated from the coding sequence TTGTTTTTACTACCAATACTTTTAATAAAGCATTATCCTATATTCTACATGCCGTATAAGGCATTATTGCCTATGGCTTATCTCACATTTTTCGTAACAGGTATAGCTTATTACACTTACTTCATGGGACTTATGTATATGGATGCAGGAGTGGGGTCCATGATATTTCTTATAAAACCTGTACTAGCCAGTTTGCTCGCATGGATTCTTCTCTCAGAAAAAATATCCATGCAATTAGTTATTGGAACACTAGTAATCTTAGTAGGCATTGTGATTGTTCAACACGCAGATAAAAAACAATGCAACGTCATCACTGATGATATAAAAAACAGATAA
- a CDS encoding AAA family ATPase, whose translation MFIGREYELETLNKLYNEDKFHFIVMYWRRRVGKTTLLTEFCKDKPSIFFVAEEYNDKIALESFSDKILSYFGLGGLVSRFESWEKAFLFLAQQAKDKRLVVVIDEFPYIVNSNKSIPSLLQNLIDHHLKDTKLFLIICGSSVSFIEKEILSYKSPLYGRRTAQLIVEPFNFFESRKFFPNYDFENQVIAYGVLGGIPQYLNNFDSTKDVYENIKTKILDKASYLYEEPKLLLRQEVREPSLYNSIIEAIASGSSKLNEISTKVGVDTDKCSKYISTLIDLKILEKITPVELKDKSRKSIYKIKDNFFRFWYRFVFTNKALIEQGLIDEVLENKIKPFINEFIGEVYEEICMDYLKILNKKKKLPFIFEKIGKWWGNNPYKRREEEIDIVALDKNNIIFGECKWQNKKVDISVLNSLIEKSALFNYQNKYYILFSKSGFTDDVINFAKNNSNVFLIEKFDK comes from the coding sequence ATGTTCATTGGTAGAGAGTATGAACTTGAAACATTAAACAAACTTTATAATGAAGACAAATTTCATTTTATAGTAATGTATTGGAGAAGACGTGTGGGAAAGACTACATTATTGACCGAATTTTGCAAAGATAAACCGTCAATATTTTTTGTTGCCGAAGAATACAATGATAAAATTGCTCTTGAGTCTTTTTCAGATAAAATACTATCATATTTTGGACTGGGTGGATTAGTAAGTAGGTTTGAATCATGGGAAAAAGCGTTTCTCTTTTTAGCACAGCAGGCGAAAGATAAACGATTAGTTGTTGTAATTGATGAATTCCCATATATAGTCAATTCAAACAAAAGTATTCCATCACTTTTACAAAATTTAATAGATCATCATTTAAAAGACACTAAACTTTTTTTGATTATCTGTGGTTCTTCTGTAAGTTTTATTGAAAAAGAGATTTTAAGTTATAAAAGCCCTTTATATGGGAGAAGAACTGCTCAGTTAATAGTGGAACCTTTCAATTTTTTTGAAAGCAGAAAGTTTTTTCCTAACTATGATTTTGAAAACCAAGTTATAGCCTATGGAGTTTTAGGAGGGATTCCTCAATATTTAAATAACTTTGACAGTACAAAAGACGTATACGAAAATATTAAAACAAAGATACTGGACAAAGCATCTTATCTTTACGAAGAGCCTAAATTACTATTAAGACAGGAGGTAAGAGAACCTTCATTATATAACTCAATAATAGAAGCAATAGCAAGTGGAAGCAGTAAATTAAACGAAATATCTACAAAGGTAGGAGTTGATACTGATAAATGCTCGAAGTATATTTCTACGCTAATAGACTTAAAAATTCTTGAAAAAATTACTCCTGTTGAATTGAAAGATAAAAGCAGAAAAAGTATTTATAAAATTAAAGATAATTTTTTCAGGTTCTGGTATAGATTTGTCTTCACTAACAAAGCTTTAATTGAGCAAGGTTTGATTGACGAAGTTCTGGAAAACAAGATTAAACCCTTCATAAATGAGTTTATAGGGGAAGTTTATGAGGAAATATGCATGGACTATCTTAAGATTTTAAACAAAAAGAAGAAATTACCTTTCATTTTCGAAAAGATAGGTAAGTGGTGGGGAAATAATCCTTATAAAAGGCGTGAAGAAGAAATTGACATAGTGGCCCTTGACAAAAATAACATAATATTTGGGGAATGCAAATGGCAAAACAAGAAAGTGGATATAAGTGTTTTGAACAGTTTGATAGAAAAAAGTGCTTTGTTTAATTATCAAAATAAGTATTATATATTATTTTCAAAAAGCGGTTTTACAGATGATGTGATAAATTTTGCAAAGAACAATAGCAATGTTTTTTTGATTGAAAAATTTGATAAGTGA
- a CDS encoding coenzyme F420-0:L-glutamate ligase, producing MHGKIPIKTHIITEKDDIIEVVYYYTKDIAEPGDLISIAESVVAITQGRAYLPEDIKPGILAKILCKFTDRNGSLTSPQAMQCAINEVGRFRILIASIIGGLGKLLGRKGWFFIIAGRKVALIDDIAGTMPPYHRYIVLGPKDPDAVCERIKEKTGVDAVIIDANDLLRADCIGASKGVDKKFIESLFIDNPSGNAEQQTPIVVIKNYKEFK from the coding sequence ATGCACGGAAAAATACCAATAAAAACCCATATTATAACTGAAAAGGATGATATAATAGAAGTTGTGTACTATTACACAAAAGATATAGCAGAGCCAGGAGATTTAATATCAATTGCAGAAAGCGTTGTAGCTATAACACAAGGTAGAGCATATCTTCCCGAAGATATAAAGCCAGGGATTCTTGCAAAGATACTGTGTAAGTTTACCGACAGGAATGGAAGTCTTACTTCTCCTCAAGCAATGCAATGTGCTATCAACGAAGTGGGACGTTTTAGGATTTTAATTGCTTCTATTATAGGAGGGCTAGGTAAGCTATTGGGTAGAAAAGGGTGGTTTTTTATTATAGCTGGGAGAAAAGTCGCTTTAATCGACGACATTGCAGGAACAATGCCACCTTATCATAGATACATAGTGTTGGGACCTAAAGACCCTGATGCAGTTTGCGAGAGGATAAAAGAAAAAACAGGAGTTGATGCAGTTATAATCGATGCAAATGATTTGCTGCGTGCTGATTGCATTGGTGCCTCCAAAGGGGTTGATAAAAAATTCATAGAAAGCTTGTTTATCGATAACCCATCAGGTAATGCTGAACAACAAACTCCTATTGTAGTTATAAAAAATTACAAGGAATTCAAATAA
- a CDS encoding PspC domain-containing protein produces the protein MVRLIWAFATLFWGTGLIVHLVAWWISPEEPQNTE, from the coding sequence TTGGTAAGATTAATTTGGGCATTCGCAACACTTTTTTGGGGAACAGGACTTATAGTACATCTAGTTGCATGGTGGATAAGCCCTGAAGAACCCCAGAACACAGAATAA
- a CDS encoding IS3 family transposase, with the protein MPRGQRKYNDEFKSTIVELYNHGKSLAELSSEYGISKSTISGWLKKAKPINIDNKDTTITVAEYQAMLKKMARLEEENEILKKAMAIFAKE; encoded by the coding sequence ATGCCAAGAGGACAAAGAAAATATAATGATGAATTCAAGAGTACTATAGTAGAGTTGTATAACCATGGTAAAAGTCTAGCAGAACTTTCAAGCGAATATGGCATTTCAAAATCCACAATATCAGGTTGGTTAAAAAAAGCAAAACCAATAAATATAGACAACAAAGACACAACAATTACAGTAGCAGAATATCAGGCTATGTTAAAGAAGATGGCAAGGCTTGAAGAGGAGAATGAAATATTAAAAAAAGCCATGGCCATATTCGCAAAGGAGTAA
- a CDS encoding YmaF family protein, which yields MELSIEEIKNYFDFSNKKDEGQTHNHEFLGSTKLAAEDKKRKQEEKEEHNHRFAGVTSQVIPDGDSHVHAILVSTDFYEDHHHEIGVITGPAIDVGDNKHVHFVEGKTTVDEDHYHEFVFATLIQDPISDFKHY from the coding sequence ATGGAATTATCAATCGAGGAAATTAAAAATTATTTTGATTTCAGTAATAAAAAAGATGAAGGTCAAACTCATAACCATGAGTTTTTAGGTAGTACCAAATTAGCTGCAGAAGACAAAAAACGAAAACAAGAAGAAAAAGAAGAACACAATCACCGTTTTGCAGGTGTCACCAGCCAAGTTATACCAGATGGTGATAGTCATGTTCATGCAATATTGGTCAGCACTGACTTCTATGAGGATCATCATCATGAGATAGGCGTAATAACTGGCCCCGCTATTGATGTTGGTGATAATAAGCATGTACACTTTGTCGAAGGAAAAACTACTGTTGATGAGGATCACTACCATGAATTCGTTTTTGCTACCTTAATTCAGGATCCTATTTCTGATTTTAAACACTATTAA
- a CDS encoding DUF3006 domain-containing protein, which yields MPNKKCELCIIDRFEGECAVIEYGDKTFNFPKELLPKEAKEGDVLKFDIRIDKEKTEKRRKAIEDLAIDLFAEE from the coding sequence ATGCCTAACAAAAAGTGTGAGCTCTGCATCATAGACCGCTTCGAAGGCGAATGTGCAGTGATAGAATATGGAGACAAAACCTTCAATTTTCCAAAGGAACTCCTTCCTAAAGAAGCAAAAGAAGGAGATGTACTTAAGTTTGACATCAGAATAGACAAAGAAAAAACAGAAAAGCGCAGAAAAGCTATTGAAGACCTTGCAATAGATTTGTTTGCAGAGGAATAG
- a CDS encoding ABC-ATPase domain-containing protein, protein MTKEDLKKKLDKIDGKGYKAYKDLEGEYEFEKFILYIDHVQGDPFAPPSRIRVKVPQNIADFEFSMYNNPSRQVALEDFLTRSVFEVIKRLPSLKGTGHSGDIYIDKGGQQIIKRSAMVVNKDYVEARLSIGLPAFGRRINGSGAQRIFLEFLPQIVEKSLLKKSLNVQDIWLWVETVEDQDYLRSQLKERGLVAFVADGAILPRESGISDRPLKGGNVVPFESPDSLRIKFQLPNRGEITGMGIPEGVTLIVGGGYHGKSTLLQAIQKGVYNHIPGDGREFVITVADAVKIRAEDGRRIEKVDISPFINNLPNNVDTTRFTTENASGSTSQAANIIEAIEIGTSLLLLDEDTSATNFMIRDARMQKLIAKKEEPIIPFIDRVKQLYKDNGISTILVMGGSGDYFDVANCVIKMHNYRPYDVTQEAKKIVKEFKTNREVEGDDKPIVIKPRIPLKKGLEVKGKKIKSKDEDTIKFGYQEIELDYVEQLVDKSQTNAIGEIIRYIADRYVDEKSTIREILEKVYNDINKKGLDIVSPFYGKHPGNLALPRLQEIAAALNRLRSFTVK, encoded by the coding sequence ATGACAAAAGAAGACCTTAAGAAAAAGCTTGATAAAATAGATGGAAAGGGGTATAAAGCTTACAAAGACCTTGAAGGAGAATATGAGTTTGAAAAATTTATACTGTATATTGACCATGTTCAGGGAGACCCTTTTGCACCTCCTTCAAGGATAAGGGTTAAAGTGCCTCAAAATATAGCTGATTTTGAGTTTTCCATGTATAACAATCCCTCAAGGCAAGTTGCTTTAGAAGATTTTTTGACAAGGTCAGTTTTTGAAGTTATAAAAAGGTTGCCTTCTTTAAAAGGTACAGGACATAGTGGGGATATTTACATAGACAAAGGTGGTCAACAAATAATTAAAAGAAGTGCAATGGTAGTTAACAAAGATTATGTAGAAGCAAGATTGAGCATAGGACTTCCTGCTTTTGGTAGACGAATAAATGGCAGTGGTGCCCAAAGAATATTTCTTGAATTTTTACCTCAAATTGTAGAAAAAAGTCTTTTAAAAAAGAGCCTCAACGTACAAGATATATGGCTATGGGTTGAGACAGTGGAAGACCAAGATTACCTTAGAAGTCAACTAAAAGAGAGAGGGCTTGTGGCTTTTGTGGCTGATGGTGCGATTCTTCCTAGAGAAAGCGGCATAAGTGATAGACCTTTAAAAGGCGGTAATGTAGTACCTTTTGAGTCGCCGGATAGTTTGAGGATTAAGTTTCAACTTCCAAATCGAGGAGAGATAACGGGGATGGGAATACCCGAAGGAGTTACGCTTATTGTGGGCGGCGGTTATCACGGCAAGTCTACCTTGTTACAAGCTATTCAAAAAGGGGTATACAATCACATACCAGGTGATGGCAGAGAGTTTGTTATAACTGTAGCTGATGCAGTAAAAATAAGAGCAGAGGATGGCAGAAGGATAGAAAAAGTAGACATAAGTCCTTTTATAAATAATTTGCCAAATAACGTAGATACCACAAGGTTTACTACCGAAAATGCCAGTGGCAGTACTTCTCAAGCAGCAAATATTATTGAGGCGATAGAAATAGGCACTAGCTTACTGCTTTTGGACGAAGATACTTCAGCTACTAATTTTATGATAAGGGATGCGAGGATGCAAAAACTGATTGCAAAAAAAGAAGAACCTATAATTCCTTTTATTGATAGAGTAAAACAGCTATATAAAGATAATGGTATTTCTACGATTTTAGTTATGGGTGGCAGTGGAGATTATTTTGATGTTGCAAATTGCGTAATTAAAATGCACAACTACAGACCATACGATGTTACGCAAGAGGCAAAGAAAATTGTCAAAGAATTTAAAACAAATAGGGAAGTTGAAGGAGATGATAAACCTATAGTTATAAAACCAAGAATTCCTCTTAAAAAAGGGCTTGAGGTAAAAGGCAAAAAGATAAAGTCAAAAGATGAGGATACTATTAAATTTGGATACCAAGAGATTGAATTGGATTATGTAGAACAATTAGTAGACAAAAGTCAAACAAATGCTATTGGGGAAATAATACGATATATTGCTGACAGATATGTAGATGAAAAAAGTACTATAAGGGAAATATTAGAAAAAGTATATAATGATATAAATAAGAAAGGACTTGATATCGTATCGCCTTTTTATGGTAAGCATCCTGGTAATTTAGCTTTGCCGAGGCTTCAGGAAATAGCTGCTGCATTAAATAGATTGCGAAGCTTTACTGTAAAATAA
- a CDS encoding IS3 family transposase produces the protein MCEVLKVSRSSYYKYLHKTESKRSRENRMYEEEIMKIYEGSKKRYGAPKIHKMLVNKGYNISLKRVQRLMNKLGIKSIIV, from the coding sequence ATGTGTGAGGTTTTAAAGGTTTCAAGGAGCTCCTATTATAAGTATCTTCATAAAACAGAAAGCAAGAGAAGTAGAGAAAACAGGATGTATGAGGAAGAAATAATGAAGATATATGAAGGAAGCAAAAAGCGTTATGGAGCTCCCAAAATTCACAAAATGCTTGTAAATAAAGGATATAATATAAGTCTCAAAAGAGTTCAAAGACTAATGAATAAGTTAGGTATAAAGTCTATAATTGTTTAG
- a CDS encoding transposase — protein sequence MPRGQRKYSEEFKNTIVELYNSGKNLSELSSKYGISNSTISSWLKKAKPINIDNKGTTITVAEYQAMLKKMARLE from the coding sequence ATGCCAAGAGGTCAAAGAAAATATAGTGAAGAGTTCAAAAACACTATAGTAGAGTTGTATAATTCTGGTAAAAATCTGTCAGAACTTTCGAGTAAATATGGCATATCAAACTCCACAATATCAAGCTGGTTAAAAAAGGCAAAGCCAATAAATATAGACAACAAAGGAACAACGATTACAGTAGCTGAATATCAGGCTATGTTAAAGAAAATGGCAAGGCTAGAGTAG
- a CDS encoding amino acid permease: MMIGNYQINSTVFSKVHPKFRTPSLAIYFIGIATMLVAGFLPINIIAELVNIGTMLAFILTSIGVIVLRYKQPDLAMLWKKIQHCGIILLTLKLVTLELVTFKLMR; the protein is encoded by the coding sequence ATGATGATCGGAAACTACCAAATCAACTCCACTGTTTTCTCAAAAGTTCATCCAAAATTTAGAACACCTTCTCTGGCTATATATTTTATAGGAATTGCAACTATGTTAGTAGCAGGATTTTTACCAATTAACATAATTGCAGAACTTGTAAATATAGGAACTATGTTGGCTTTCATACTCACTTCTATCGGTGTAATAGTATTGAGATATAAACAACCAGATTTAGCGATGCTCTGGAAGAAAATACAGCACTGTGGTATAATATTACTAACTCTAAAGTTAGTAACTTTAGAGTTAGTAACTTTTAAGTTAATGAGGTGA
- a CDS encoding sunset domain-containing protein — MYVHSSSRGLIKGNINSKGEKIYHIPGDPWYNKTKAEVWFKKKQKHKQQGLDHQKGKLISLVF; from the coding sequence GTGTATGTACACAGCAGCAGTAGGGGATTAATTAAGGGTAATATCAACAGCAAAGGAGAAAAGATATACCATATTCCTGGAGATCCATGGTACAACAAAACAAAAGCGGAAGTATGGTTTAAAAAGAAGCAGAAGCACAAGCAGCAGGGTTTAGACCACCAAAAAGGTAAATTAATATCTTTAGTTTTTTAA
- a CDS encoding N-acetylmuramoyl-L-alanine amidase encodes MLNKLTNLKIDSTSSNESIKNLKSLIVFEFSLKVPTYHVKQQNTSLQIIFEATPLNMPKGKYNVLDGIISHVEIKAIEQQTVAEISLDFQTDFEIEIIEGIPAKFKLYISRKPLSEILKDKKILINPGFKEKTTSPTGLLQHIPMMAIAKKFHFLLTTCGALSRLSWEKSPQEKDLEKFEEGILIDIFTETSLKKESGFKVYYSDRNEKSLKLAKYINESMSRKLQLDNLGIYPKSYNYKENVIPIGVVPAMENIRLDDAHLRDLDYRNKVAQAIFNGLVKFYAE; translated from the coding sequence ATGTTAAACAAATTGACAAATTTAAAAATTGATTCTACTTCTAGCAATGAATCAATAAAAAATCTTAAAAGTCTTATTGTATTTGAATTTTCACTAAAAGTGCCAACATATCATGTAAAACAGCAAAACACCTCACTACAAATCATTTTTGAAGCTACCCCTTTAAACATGCCAAAAGGGAAATATAATGTTTTAGATGGAATAATCTCTCATGTAGAAATAAAAGCCATAGAACAACAAACAGTTGCAGAAATATCACTTGACTTTCAAACAGATTTCGAAATTGAAATTATTGAAGGTATCCCAGCAAAATTTAAGCTCTATATAAGTAGAAAACCCCTATCAGAGATATTGAAAGATAAAAAAATATTGATTAATCCAGGATTTAAAGAAAAAACTACAAGTCCCACCGGGCTTCTTCAACATATACCAATGATGGCAATAGCAAAAAAGTTCCATTTTTTGCTTACCACATGTGGGGCACTAAGTAGACTTTCATGGGAAAAATCCCCTCAAGAAAAAGATTTGGAAAAATTTGAAGAAGGAATACTTATAGATATATTTACAGAAACTTCTTTAAAAAAAGAAAGTGGATTTAAGGTATATTATTCAGATAGAAATGAAAAATCTTTAAAACTTGCAAAATACATAAACGAGTCTATGTCCCGTAAACTTCAACTTGACAATCTTGGTATTTACCCCAAGTCCTATAATTATAAAGAGAATGTAATACCTATTGGTGTAGTACCTGCAATGGAAAATATAAGACTTGATGATGCGCATTTGAGAGATTTAGATTACAGAAATAAAGTTGCACAAGCTATATTTAACGGCTTAGTAAAATTTTATGCTGAATAA